GCCTAGGGCCACGACAAGGAGAGCGCCATGGAAACGGTATTCGAGGCCTTTGCCGCCACCACCGACCGGAGCCCCGAGGCGCCGTTCTTCTGCGTGCCGGCGGCGGCCGGGCGCGATTATCTGCCGGGGGGCGGCGAATTCAGCTATCGGGAATTTTTCGACGCCGCCCTCGATCTCGCCCAGCGCTACCGGGCGGCCGGCTACGGCCACGGCCACCGGGCGGCGCTGCTGATGGAGAACCGGCCCGAGTTCTTCCAGCACTTCCTGGCCCTCAATGTCCTGGGCGTCTCGATCGTGCCGGTCAATCCCGACTACCGCCACGACGAGATGCTTTATCTTTTGGATCATTCCGAGGCCGAGATCGTGGTCTCGATCTCGAGCCGGGTGGGCGATCTCGAGTCCGTGGCGGCCGAGCGGGAGAAGCCCTTGCCGGTAGTCGATGCCGCAAGCCTGCCCCAGACGCTGCCGCCGCCGACCAGGCCGGCGCCTTTGGCGACCCAGCCCGGCCGGGCCACGGAATGCGCGCTGCTGTACACCTCGGGTACCACCGGCCGGCCCAAGGGCTGCATGCTCTCGAACCACTATTTCCTCAACGCCGGGGAATTTTACCTCGACGTGGGCGGCGTCGGCACGCTGGAACCCGGGGTCGAGCGCATCCTCAATCCCCTGCCGCTCTTCCACATGAATGCGCTGGCGGTAACGGCGACCGGGGTGATGCTCTCGGGTTGCTGTTTGATATCACCCGACCGCTTCCATCCCAAGAGCTGGTGGCAAGACGTCATCGCCACGCGGGCCACGGCGATCCACTATCTCGGCGTGGTGCCGCCGATGCTGCTCAACCTGCCGCCGGTGCCCGAAGATTCGGCGCATCAGGTCAAGGTGGGGTTCGGTGCCGGCGTCGATCCCGAACACCACCGGGCCTTCGAGGAACGCTTCGGCTTTCCCCTGATGGAGCTCTGGGGCATGACCGAGACGGGCCGGGTGTTCGCCGACATGGCCGAGCCCCGAGCGATCGGCACCCGCGCCTTCGGCCGTCCCATGAAGGGCTTCGAGGCCCGCGTCGTGGATGACGACGACAACGACGTGGCAACCGGCCAGGACGGCGAGCTCTTGGTGCGATTCCACGGCCCCGATCCGCGCGACGGATTTTTCTCAGGCTACCTCAAGAACGAGGACGCCACGGAGGAGGCCTGGCAGGGCGGCTGGTTCCATACCGGTGACGTGGTGCGCCAGGACGCCTCGGGCATGCTTTTTTTCGTCGATCGCAAGAAGAACATCATCCGCCGCTCCGGCGAAAACATCGCAGCGGCCGAGATCGAAGCCGTGTTGCAGGCCGACGAGGCGGTGGCCCAGGCCGCCGTCATCGCCGTGCCCGACGCGCTGCGCGAGGAAGAGGTCATGGCCTGCATTGTCGCCATGCCCGGCCAGGCCGCCGACGAAGCCCTGGCCAACCGGCTCTTCGACTGGTGCCACGGCCAGCTCGCCTACTTCAAGGCGCCGGGCTACGTGCTCTTTCGCGACAGCCTGCCGACCACCGGAACGCAAAAGGTGCAGAAGACGGAACTTTTCGCCGCCGACGAGGATCCCACCGCCCTGGAAGGCTGTTTCGACCTCAGGGAACGCAAGCGCAAAGGCAAGGGGTAATTCTAGCGGCGTTGTCCGGGGCCCCGACTTGCCGCATAGTTGGGCTGGCTTCGCGGCCACCTGGGGGAGGAGGGAACGCGCCATGAAGGATCACACGCTCGAGGTCGACAGCGCTGTCACGCCGACCGTCATCACCTACGCCGACAATTTCAATTGCTCCTGGGGCCTGGTCGACCGCCACCTCGAGGAGGGCCGCGGCGGCAAGGTTTTTTCGCGATCGGCCGAGGGCGAGCTGACGTATGGCGAACTGGCTGAGTGCCAAAACCGCTGCGGCAACGTTCTGCTCGGCCTCGGCCTCGAGCCCGGCGACCGGGTGCTGATGGTGGTGATGGACTGCTTCGAGTTCTTTTATCTTTTCTGCGGCGCCATCAAGGCCGGCATCGTGCCGGTGCCGCTCAACACCATGTGGAAGGCCAAGGACTACCAGTTCACTTTCGTGGATTCGGGCTGCAAGACGGTGGTCTATTCGGCCGCCTTCGCCACCGAGGTCGAGGCGGCGCTCGAGGCCATGGGCCGGGCCGACATGGGGCTGGCCATAGAAGGCGAGGGACGCTCGCTGACGACGCTGCTGGAGGCCGCGTCCAGCGATCTCGAACGTGCCCCGGCGACGGCCGAGGGCGATGCCTTCTGGCTTTATTCGTCCGGCAGTACCGGCAATCCCAAGGGCACCGTGCACCGCCAGCGCGACATGATCGCCTCGGCCCAGCATTACGCCCAGGACACCTTGGGCATGACCGGGGACGACGTCTGTTTTTCGGCGCCCAAGCTCTTTTTCGCCTATGGCCTGGGCTGCACCTTCTATTTCCCGGCCTGGAACGGCGGCGCCTCGGCCTTCTTCAGCGGCCCGCCGACACCGGCCGACATGTTCGACTGCATCGAACGCTTTCGACCCACCCTCTTCTTTGCCGTGCCGACGCTCTATGCCGCCATGCTGCACGCGCTGGCCGACGAGGAACGCGATTTGAGCTCGATCCGGGTCTGCGTCTCGGGCGGCGAGCCGTTGCCGGCCGACGTGCTCAGGCGCTGGCAGCAGAAGTTCGGCGTCGACATCCTCGACAGCATCGGCTCGACCGAGCTCGCCCACATCTTCATCGGCAACCGCCCGGGCGCGCCCAAACCCGGCTCCACCGGCCTCCCGGTACCGGGCTACGAGGCCAAGATCGTCGACGCCGAGGGCAATGAGCTGCCCCACGGCGAGGATGGCCGCCTGATCGTCAAGGGTCCCTCGACGGCGCCGCGCTACTGGAACAATCCCGAGAAGACCGCCGCCACCATGAAGGGCGAATGGCTCGACACCGGCGACACCTTCCGCCGCGACGACGAGGGCTACTTCTATTTCGCCGGGCGCTCCGACGACATGCTCAAGGTCGGCGGCATCTGGGTCTCGCCCTTCGAGATCGAGGACACCCTGGTCGATCACCCCAAGGTGCTGGAGGCGGCCGTGGTCGGCCGGGCCGATGACCAGGGCATGATCAAGCCGGAAGCCCACGTGGTGCTCAACGATCCGGGCGATGCCGGCGACCAGACCGCGGCCGAGTTGATGGCGCACTGCAAGCAGACCCTGGCCAAGTACAAGTACCCGCGCTGGATCAATTTCGCCGAGGACCTGCCCAAGACGGCCACGGGCAAGATCAGGCGTTTCGTGCTGCGTGGCTGAACATACCGGGAGGGACCGCAAACCGGGGGGAGAGGAAGGACGACCACATGAGAGACCACACGCTGACAATCGATAGCAGCGAAACGCCGACCGTCATCACCTACGCCGACAACTTCAATTGTTCCTGGATCCTGGTGGACCGTCATCTCGAGGAAGGCCGCGGCGACAAGGTGTTTTCGCGTTCGGCGGCCGGCGAGTTGACCTACAGCCAACTGGCCGAGCGCCAGAATCGCTGCGGCAACGTGCTGTTCGGGCTTGGCCTCGAACCCGGCGACCGCGTGCTGATGGTGGTTATGGATTGCTTCGAATTCTTCTACCTGTTCACCGGTGCCATCAAGACCGGCATCGTGCCGGTGCCGCTCAATACCATGTGGAAGGCCAAGGACTACCAATTCACCTTCGAGGATCCGGGCTGCAAGGCGGTGGTCTACAGCCAGGCCTTTGCAGCCGAAGTCGAGGCGGCGCTGGACGCCATGGGCGGAGCGACATGGGACTCGTGGTGGAAGGCGAGGGCAGGTCGCTGACGACCCTGTTGGCCGAAGCCCCCGTAGAGCTGGAGACAGCCCCCGGCAGCGCCGAGAGCGATGCTTTCTGGCTCTATTCCTCGGGCAGCACCGGCAACCCCAAGGGCACCGTGCACCGCCACCAGACCATGATCGCGCTGGGCCAGCACTATGCCGCCGACACGCTGGGCATGACCGAGGATGACCGGTGCTTTTCGGCGCCCAAGCTTTTCTTCGGCTATGGCCTGGGCTGTGGCTTCTACATGCCGGCCTACGTCGGCGCCGCCTCGACGCTGTTCGCCGGGCCGCCGACGCCGGCCGACATGTTCGACTGCGTGGAAAACTTTCGGCCGACGTTGTTTTTCGCCGTGCCCACGCTGTGCGCCACGATGCTGCATTCGCTGCGGGACGAAGAGCGCGACATGAGTTCGATCCGTTGTTGCGTCTCGGGCGGCGAGCCGCTGCCCATCGACGTGCTCAGGCGCTGGCAGCAGAAGTTCGACGTCGACATCCTCGACAGCATCGGTTCCACCGAATTCGCCCATATCTTCATCTGCAACCGCCCCGGTACACCCAAGCCCGGCTCCACCGGGCTGCCGGTGCCGGGCTACGAGGCCAAGGTGGTCGACGCCGAAGGCAATGAGCTGCCCCACGGCGAGGCCGGGCGACTGCTGGTCAAGGGTCCCTCGGCGGCGGCTCGCTATTGGAACAATCCGGAAAAGACGGCCGCGACAAGAACGGGCGCGTGGCTCGACACCGGCGATACCTTCAGCCGCGATGAAGACGGCTATTTCTATTTCGCCGGACGTTCGGACGACATGCTCAAGGTGGGCGGCATCTGGGTCTCGCCATTCGAGATCGAGGATACCCTGATCGAGCACGCCAAGGTGCTTGAGGCCGCCGTGGTCGGCCGGGCCGACGATCAGGGCATGATCAAGCCGGAAGCCTACGTCGTGCTCAACGATCCGGGCGATGCGGGCGACGAAACCTCGGCCGAACTGACGGCACACTGCAAGCAGGGCCTAGCCAAGTACAAGTACCCACGCTGGATCAACTTCGTCGAAGACCTACCCAAGACGGCGACCGGCAAGATCCAGCGCTTCGTGCTCAGGGCATAAAGCGCCCGCCGCATCGCTCAGTCGCTGTACTTGAAGCGCAGCGCGCGGGCCTCGGTGAAGCTGCCCTGGCCGTATTTGGACCAGCCGATGGCTGCCTTGCGGGCCTTGATGAAGCTTTGGTAGATGCGCCTCGAAAGCGCGTCGGTGGCGCCGAATTCCGCCACCACCTCGCCGGATACGCGGCCCATAGCCCGCAGCACCTCGTCGGGCAGGCGCCTCAGTTGCACGCCGTGACGATAGCTCAGTATTTCCAGCGCCGCCGCGTTCATGGTGTCGAATTCGGCCAGCGTGATGACGTTCTCGGCGGCGGTTGCGTTGGCGATGAGCTGGCGGCTGGCCTCATCGAGGCCATCCCAAAGCCCTTTGTTGAGGCCCAGCGCCAGGGCCGTGCCGGGCTCGTGGAAGCCCGGGTAGTAGTAGTTCCGCACCACCCGGTGGAAGCCGAACGCCAGGTCGTTCCAGGGCCCCAGCCACTCCGTGCCGTCGATCTTTCCGGCCTGCAACGCCGGGAAGATCTCACCGCCGGGCAGGCTCACGGCCTCGGCGCCGAGGCGCCGCAGCACCTCGCCGCCAAGCCCGGGAATGCGGAAGCGCAGGCCGTTCAGGTCCTCCAAGCCGGCGATCTCGCGGCCGAACCAGCCGCCCATCTGGGCTCCTGTGTTGCCGGCCAGCAGGGATTTGATGTTATGGCCGGCGGCCAATTCGTCCCACAGCGCCTGGCCGCCGTGCCAGTAGATCCAGGCGTTCATCTCGGCCGCCGTTAGGCCGAAGGGGACGGCGGCAAAGAAGGCGTAGGCCGGCGACTGGCCGACCCAATAGTGCTCGTGGGCGTGGTACATGTCGATCTCGCCACGCGAGACGGCGGCGAAGCTATCGAAAGGCGCCAGTTTTTCGCCGGCACCAAAGACGCGGATCCGCAGGGCACCGTCGCTGGCCGCCGTTATGCGGCGCGCCAGCCGCTCGGCCGAGGTGCCCAGGCCGGGGAAGTTCCTGGGCCAGGTGGTGACCATGGTCAACTCGCGCCGGCCCTGGGCCAGGGCTGGAGCGGTCCGCGAAACTGCTGCCCCGGCCGCCGCTGCGACGCCGCCGCCCACCGCTGCCTTGAGCATCTGGCGCCGTTTCATGGCTCTTTTCCCCTCCGTGGACGGGTTCAGCGTTGCTCCCAGCCCTCGCGGCCCAACACCTCGAGGGGGGCAAAGCGGATCTTGTAAGCCATTTTCGGGCTTTCGGCGATCCAGTAGCCGAGATAGACGAAGGGCAGCCCCAGAGAACGAGCCCAGTCGATGTGCCACAGGATGATGGCCGAACCCGGGCTCTTGTCGTTGCGCTCGGGCGCGAAGAAACTGTAAACCAGCGATAGGCCGTCCGTCATCAGATCGGTGAGGCAGCCACCTTGCAACTCGCCGGCGCTATCGCGGTACTCGATCAGGCGGGTGACGATGGGCGTATCCTCGACCATGGAGCGGTACTCGGCATAGTTCATGTCGGCCATGCCGCCATCGTCGTGGCGCCACGTCAGGTAGCGGCGAAAGAGGGCAAACTGTTCCTGCGTGGCGACCGGTGGCCGAGACTCGGCCACCAGGTCGGCATTGCACCTGGTGACCCGCCGCATCCAGCGCCGCGGCTGGAACTCGAGCGAGCGCACGCGGATCGCGACACAAGACGCGCAGCCGTCGCACAGGGGCTTGTAGACGATGTTCTGGCTGCGCCGGAAGCCGGCCGTCGCCAGGGCGTCGTGCAGGTCGGCCGCTTCGTTGCCGCCCAGTTCGGTAAACACCTTGCGCTCCAGCCGGTCGTCGAGGTAGGGGCACGACGTTCGCGGCGTCGCGAAGAACCTCCGAGGTCCGCTGTCGAGGGCTGGCTTCATGGTTGGGCCGTTGTCTCCAGGCGAATTGGCGGGCCGCCAGTCGGCCCCTTACCAATAGCTAGCGCGAAACCGTCGGTGCGGCAAGGTTGCACCGCCGGGGCGCTCATCCCGCGACTTCGAGCATCTTTTGGCGAAGCGCATCTGGAATCCGCTTGGGCTTGCGCCCCACGGGATCGACCATGACCATGACGCACTCTGCGGTAGCGGCACACTGACCCGCTTCGAACAGCCCCTGGTTGAGCGTCAGTGAGCTGTTGCCCAGCCGCGTCAATTTGGTGGCGATGTCGACCTCGCCGGGATAGAAGAGCTCGCTCCTGAGCTCGAAGGTCAGGCGCACCGCCAGGACCGGTTCGTGCGCGGCCCGGCCGCGGCCCCGGGCGTCGGCGAAAAAGTTCACCCTGCCGGTTTCGAAAAAGGTGGCGAAGGCGGTGTTGTTGACGTGCCCGCCGGCGTCGAGGTCGGCAAAGCGGATGATGTCGCGGCACCAGTGGCGATAGCTCCGCGGATCGCTGAAATCGACGGCCACCTCGGCCTGGACGGCCTGGGAGGGCTGGCTGGAATCGTTCATGGCGCCACTATGCGCAGCCCGACGCCGCTTGCCAAGCGCGCCTAGTCAGGCTCTGGCATCAGGCGCACCACGATCAGGCCGCTGAGTAAATCGTGCAGTGTGCGGCCGCGGTCGTTGAAAAGCGCCAACAGCAGCACCAGCGAGCTGGTGGCGCCGACTGTGACGTAGAAGACCACGGTCTGAATGGCGGCGTGGGCGAAGTCGGGGTTTTGGCCCTCCAGCGTACGCACCCGCAGCCCCCACAGCCGCATGCCCGGCGTGGCCGACCAGGGGCCGCCGATGGTCAAGCTGTGGTAGGCCAAAGGCACCACGGCGAGCGCCAGCGCCGTCAGCGGCACCGTCAGCCCGAAGGTGATGAGGCCAATGATCGAGGCGGCCGCCGCCAGGGCCCACCAGATAATGCCGAGAAGGATCAGGTCGACGATGTAGGCGGCCATGCGGCGCACCACGATGCCGGCGAACAGCGGGGCGCGAAACTCGGCTTCGCGGCCGCCGCTCAGGCTGTGCCCGAGGCCGCTCCAAAAGGAGTTTCCCCGGTTCGAGCTCTCTCGGCGGCCGTCGAGCGTGGCCTCGATGCCGCCGGGGCCCAAGCTGATGGGGCCCGGCCGTGCTGCCTTGCCGGGATGATCCGGTGAGCTCTCCAAATGCCTCCCTCCCTGCCGTTTTGCCCGCCCTGTCAGCCATAGGTGGGGTCGAACGAGGCCTGGCGCTATCTCTTTTTTTGCAGCTCCGGCGGCAGCACCGGCACTTCGCGCAGCAGCACGATACTGATGCGTCGGTTGTGGGCGGCAAAGGGGTCTTCCGGCGACAGTGGGTCCATGTCGGCGTTGCCGATGACCTTGACTACGCGATCGAGCTCGATCCCGGCGCCGATCAGGGCGCGTCGGCTGGCGTTGGCGCGGTCGGTCGAGAGCTCCCAGTTGGTGTAGCCGCGGCGGTCGAAGGGCGAGGCGTCGGTGTGGCCGGCGATGGAGATCGAGTTGGGCAGTTTCTGGATCACCTTGGCGATCTGTTCCAGCACCCTCTTGGTCGTCGCCGCCATCTCGGCGCTGCCGCTCTTGAACATCGAGCCGCCCTCCTGGTCGACGATTTGGATGCGCATGCCTTCGTCGGTCATGTCGATCTTGATGTTCTCCTGGAACTCTTGCATCTCCGGCGTCTGTTCCATGGCCATATCGAGCTTGAGCTGGGCGTCCTCGAAGGCATCCTGCTCCAACTGCGCCTTGTATTCCTCGAGCTGCGAATCCGTCGCCTTGCCCTCGGCCGGCGGCTCGAACGAAGGCGGCGCCAGTTCGACCACCACGGTGGGGGCGGTGTCGGAGCTCTTGGCACCTTCATCGGAAATCGTCCGGCCGCCGCCGACGCCGCCGGCGCCACTGCGCGACAGACTGGCGATGGTGGGCTGGAAATAGTCGGCGATGCCGCTCTTTTGCTCATCGGTGGTGACGTTAAGCAGCCAGAGCAGCAGGAAGAAGGCCATCATGGCGGTGACGAAGTCGGCGTAGGCCACTTTCCAGGCGCCGCCGTGGTGGGCCCCCGCCGGTGATCTTCTTGACCTTCTTGATGATGGGCGGGCCGGGGCCCGAAGATCCTTCTGCCATGGCGTTCTATCCTGCCGCCGGTGCTTCCTGCACCGCATCCTCGAGTTCGATAAAGGTCGGCCGGACGTGGCTGAACAGGGTCTTGCGTGCGAACTCGATGGACACGGCGGGCGCGTAGCCGCTCATGTGGGCCAGCAGTCCCGCCTTGATGCACTCGAAATACTTGCTGTCGGCATCGTCGTAGTGACCCAGCGAAACCCCGATGGGGCCAACCAGGCCGTAGGCAAAGAGGATACCGAGAAAAGTTCCCACCAGGGCGCCGCCGATCAACGTACCCAACACCTCGGGCGGCTCCGTAATGCTGCCCATGGTGACGATGACACCCAGCACCGCGGCGACGATGCCGAAGGCGGGCAGGCCGTCCGACATCAAGGTGACGGCGTGGGCGATGGTGTGGGCTTCCTTGTGGTGGGTCTCGATGTCGACATCGAGTAGGGTCTCGACTTCGTTGGGGTTATCGGTGCCCATGGTCATCAGGCGCAGGTAGTCGCAGAGAAACTCCACGGCATGGTGGTTGCCGAGGAAGATCGGGTAGGGCTGAAAGAGCGGGCTGTCATCCGGCGTCTCGAGGTGGGGCTCCAGCGCCAACATGCCCTTCGACTTGATCAGGCGGAAGATGGTGTAGAGCATGGTCAGCAGTTCGAGATAGCTGTCGCGATCGTGCGGTAGCCCCTTGAGCACCCGCGAAAAGTGGCGGGCCACGCCGCCCAGGATGGGTTTGGGATTGGAAATGATGAAGGCGCCGGTCGCGGCACCGAGGATGATCAACACCTCGAGCGGCTGAATCAGCACGCCGATGCTGCCGTGCGGCAGGTAGCCGCCCATCACCGAGCCGACAACGATGGCAAAACCGACGATGAAAAACATTTACCGCTCGGGCTCCCGTTCTTGCGAATACCCGATCCGTGGGTGTTGCTTCATCTGGGGTCTGGCTCCCGCTTCAGACACCGCCAGCCCATTGAGAAAGCCCCGAACGGCGCCGCACCGTGCAGCCCCGAGCGAACGCCATGGACCCTGCGTCAGGCGAAAAAAGAATCGTCTTTTCGCTGACTTTTCAAGGTTCTAACCCGTCTTCGGGAGATCATCAATGGACGACTGGCCTCGGCCGGCAAAAAATATGGCGCCATGGCCCGGCGGGCGGCGGGTGCCGAGTGGCCCTATTTGGGCGCCAACACCAGGGTTCCCAAGGCCCCGGCCTCGATCTCGCGGCGCTGCATGGTCATGGCGATGAATTCGCCGTCGCGCCAGGGCGCGGCGAAGTCGGCGTAGTGGGGCGACAACAGGTTGCCCGACTGGCCGCTGGTGTGGATGTAAAGCGAGCGGTCGGGCTGCGAGAGGTCGTAGATGGCCCGCAACGAAGGGCCGTGATAGTTGTCATAGGGCGCTTGGGCGTTATTGATGCGGAAGCGGGCCGCGTTGACGGCATAGCTGCCGCCGGAATTGGCCAGGCGAATGTCGAAAAGATCGCCCAAGAACGGCTGCTTGCTGAAGGGCCGGTGCTCGGAATGGGCCTGGTGGGCCTGGCCCCAGCGCCAGGCCGTGGGATCGTCGCCGAAATCCTCGGCCAGCACGGCCACGGCCTGTTCCAAGGCGCTGGCGATGAGCTCGGAGCAGCCCTCTCTTGGTGTCGTGGCGACGTTGTCGCACCAGTGCCGCTGGGTGCTCAGCACGTTATTCATGAACAGCGGCCGCTGGCCCCAATAGTCCTTGAACAGCGTGCCCAACTCGTCGGCCATCACCAGCCGCGTCAGTTCGCGGTACCAGGCGCTGAAGAGCAACGGCTCGGGGCGGTCGCGGGCCATGGCGCCGTCCCACGATGCCATCATCGTCTTGACCGCCTCGGCCACCTTGGCCTGGGCCAGCGCCGGCCGCATCAGCACCAGGAAGTCGCGCGCCATCAGCGAGGTCTCGTCCATCTGCAAGCGCCGAAAGCTGGCGATCGAGTGTTTGCCGCCGGCCGCCAGCAAATCCTCGATGCGCCGGGCCCGGTAGGGCGGCGCCCATTCGCGCGTAATAAAGTGGCGATAGCCCGGCGGCACGATCTTGTGGTTGGCGGTGGCGACGTGGCCGCGGGCCGGATTGAAGGCCTGGGGCAGTTCCTCGAAGGGCACGAAGCCCTGCCAGTCGTATTTGGCCTGCCAGCCCGGCACCGGCATCATGCCGCCGACCTCGTTCTGGGGGCTGCGCAGCGGCACGCGGGCGGGGGCGTAGTAGCCGATGTTGCCGTCTGTGTCGGCGTAGACGATGTTCTGCTGCGGCACCTGGAAGTGGCGCAGCGCGGCCACGAACTCGGGCCAGTTTTGGGCCCGGTTCATGCCCATCAGCGCCTGGGCCGTGGTGTCATTTGGCTCTAGCGCGGTCCAGGCCATGGCCAGCACGAAGGGGCCGGAAGCGATCTCGGCGGCCTGCTTGGAGACGTCCGAAATCACCGGCCCGTGCCGCGTCAGGCGCACCTCCAGCATCACCGGCTCGGCGTCCTTGACTTTGATCACCTCGCGCCGCACCTCGAAGGGCCGGGGGCCGTCGGGCGTGAGGTAGGCGTTTGCGTTCCGGGGGTCGAGCTTTTCGATGAACAGGTCCTGGACATCGGGCCCGGTGTTGGTGAAGCCCCAGGCGATGTGTGCGTTGCGGCCCAGCACGACGGCCGGAATGCCGGGCAGCGTGGCGCCGATGACCTTGAGGCCGGGAGCCTCGAGGTGGGCGAAATACCACACCGAGGGCGCTGTCAGGCCGAGATGGGGGTCGTTGGCCAGCAGCGGCTTGCCGCTTTGCGTGCGGCTGCCGGCCACCACCCAGTTGTTGGAGCCGTTGGCGCGCTCGGGCCCGGGCGGCAGCGCGGCCCAGAGACGTTCCAGCGGCAGCTTGCGATATAGCGCCGCCAGGTCGGGCAGCGCCACCGGCGCCTGGCCGGGGTAGGGCGGGTAGAGCTCGCTGATCTGCCGGGCCGTCAGCTTGCCCTTGGTGGCGAGCCGTGAGCGCAACAGCTCGCCCCGCCAGTTGGCCCCCAAATCCCAGGCCATCATCTTGGCCCAGACCAGCGAAT
The window above is part of the Alphaproteobacteria bacterium genome. Proteins encoded here:
- a CDS encoding AMP-binding protein, with protein sequence METVFEAFAATTDRSPEAPFFCVPAAAGRDYLPGGGEFSYREFFDAALDLAQRYRAAGYGHGHRAALLMENRPEFFQHFLALNVLGVSIVPVNPDYRHDEMLYLLDHSEAEIVVSISSRVGDLESVAAEREKPLPVVDAASLPQTLPPPTRPAPLATQPGRATECALLYTSGTTGRPKGCMLSNHYFLNAGEFYLDVGGVGTLEPGVERILNPLPLFHMNALAVTATGVMLSGCCLISPDRFHPKSWWQDVIATRATAIHYLGVVPPMLLNLPPVPEDSAHQVKVGFGAGVDPEHHRAFEERFGFPLMELWGMTETGRVFADMAEPRAIGTRAFGRPMKGFEARVVDDDDNDVATGQDGELLVRFHGPDPRDGFFSGYLKNEDATEEAWQGGWFHTGDVVRQDASGMLFFVDRKKNIIRRSGENIAAAEIEAVLQADEAVAQAAVIAVPDALREEEVMACIVAMPGQAADEALANRLFDWCHGQLAYFKAPGYVLFRDSLPTTGTQKVQKTELFAADEDPTALEGCFDLRERKRKGKG
- a CDS encoding benzoate-CoA ligase family protein; this encodes MKDHTLEVDSAVTPTVITYADNFNCSWGLVDRHLEEGRGGKVFSRSAEGELTYGELAECQNRCGNVLLGLGLEPGDRVLMVVMDCFEFFYLFCGAIKAGIVPVPLNTMWKAKDYQFTFVDSGCKTVVYSAAFATEVEAALEAMGRADMGLAIEGEGRSLTTLLEAASSDLERAPATAEGDAFWLYSSGSTGNPKGTVHRQRDMIASAQHYAQDTLGMTGDDVCFSAPKLFFAYGLGCTFYFPAWNGGASAFFSGPPTPADMFDCIERFRPTLFFAVPTLYAAMLHALADEERDLSSIRVCVSGGEPLPADVLRRWQQKFGVDILDSIGSTELAHIFIGNRPGAPKPGSTGLPVPGYEAKIVDAEGNELPHGEDGRLIVKGPSTAPRYWNNPEKTAATMKGEWLDTGDTFRRDDEGYFYFAGRSDDMLKVGGIWVSPFEIEDTLVDHPKVLEAAVVGRADDQGMIKPEAHVVLNDPGDAGDQTAAELMAHCKQTLAKYKYPRWINFAEDLPKTATGKIRRFVLRG
- a CDS encoding AMP-binding protein, with the translated sequence MRDHTLTIDSSETPTVITYADNFNCSWILVDRHLEEGRGDKVFSRSAAGELTYSQLAERQNRCGNVLFGLGLEPGDRVLMVVMDCFEFFYLFTGAIKTGIVPVPLNTMWKAKDYQFTFEDPGCKAVVYSQAFAAEVEAALDAMGGATWDSWWKARAGR
- a CDS encoding benzoate-CoA ligase family protein gives rise to the protein MGLVVEGEGRSLTTLLAEAPVELETAPGSAESDAFWLYSSGSTGNPKGTVHRHQTMIALGQHYAADTLGMTEDDRCFSAPKLFFGYGLGCGFYMPAYVGAASTLFAGPPTPADMFDCVENFRPTLFFAVPTLCATMLHSLRDEERDMSSIRCCVSGGEPLPIDVLRRWQQKFDVDILDSIGSTEFAHIFICNRPGTPKPGSTGLPVPGYEAKVVDAEGNELPHGEAGRLLVKGPSAAARYWNNPEKTAATRTGAWLDTGDTFSRDEDGYFYFAGRSDDMLKVGGIWVSPFEIEDTLIEHAKVLEAAVVGRADDQGMIKPEAYVVLNDPGDAGDETSAELTAHCKQGLAKYKYPRWINFVEDLPKTATGKIQRFVLRA
- a CDS encoding TRAP transporter substrate-binding protein, which translates into the protein MKRRQMLKAAVGGGVAAAAGAAVSRTAPALAQGRRELTMVTTWPRNFPGLGTSAERLARRITAASDGALRIRVFGAGEKLAPFDSFAAVSRGEIDMYHAHEHYWVGQSPAYAFFAAVPFGLTAAEMNAWIYWHGGQALWDELAAGHNIKSLLAGNTGAQMGGWFGREIAGLEDLNGLRFRIPGLGGEVLRRLGAEAVSLPGGEIFPALQAGKIDGTEWLGPWNDLAFGFHRVVRNYYYPGFHEPGTALALGLNKGLWDGLDEASRQLIANATAAENVITLAEFDTMNAAALEILSYRHGVQLRRLPDEVLRAMGRVSGEVVAEFGATDALSRRIYQSFIKARKAAIGWSKYGQGSFTEARALRFKYSD
- a CDS encoding arginyltransferase yields the protein MKPALDSGPRRFFATPRTSCPYLDDRLERKVFTELGGNEAADLHDALATAGFRRSQNIVYKPLCDGCASCVAIRVRSLEFQPRRWMRRVTRCNADLVAESRPPVATQEQFALFRRYLTWRHDDGGMADMNYAEYRSMVEDTPIVTRLIEYRDSAGELQGGCLTDLMTDGLSLVYSFFAPERNDKSPGSAIILWHIDWARSLGLPFVYLGYWIAESPKMAYKIRFAPLEVLGREGWEQR
- a CDS encoding thioesterase family protein, which produces MNDSSQPSQAVQAEVAVDFSDPRSYRHWCRDIIRFADLDAGGHVNNTAFATFFETGRVNFFADARGRGRAAHEPVLAVRLTFELRSELFYPGEVDIATKLTRLGNSSLTLNQGLFEAGQCAATAECVMVMVDPVGRKPKRIPDALRQKMLEVAG
- a CDS encoding RDD family protein → MESSPDHPGKAARPGPISLGPGGIEATLDGRRESSNRGNSFWSGLGHSLSGGREAEFRAPLFAGIVVRRMAAYIVDLILLGIIWWALAAAASIIGLITFGLTVPLTALALAVVPLAYHSLTIGGPWSATPGMRLWGLRVRTLEGQNPDFAHAAIQTVVFYVTVGATSSLVLLLALFNDRGRTLHDLLSGLIVVRLMPEPD
- the motA gene encoding flagellar motor stator protein MotA, with protein sequence MFFIVGFAIVVGSVMGGYLPHGSIGVLIQPLEVLIILGAATGAFIISNPKPILGGVARHFSRVLKGLPHDRDSYLELLTMLYTIFRLIKSKGMLALEPHLETPDDSPLFQPYPIFLGNHHAVEFLCDYLRLMTMGTDNPNEVETLLDVDIETHHKEAHTIAHAVTLMSDGLPAFGIVAAVLGVIVTMGSITEPPEVLGTLIGGALVGTFLGILFAYGLVGPIGVSLGHYDDADSKYFECIKAGLLAHMSGYAPAVSIEFARKTLFSHVRPTFIELEDAVQEAPAAG